Proteins from one Salinispora arenicola genomic window:
- a CDS encoding GDSL-type esterase/lipase family protein produces MNPEASLGSAWRTSSDRAVTTSGDATGLHVLVADEAEAYAWRTAATLREPGLDTDQWIGQACLTGSGRRAVVVYAPRTFTNRDVLMQRGGFAAVVDLKTGAVTKLPERVSLAYHNPGCGAGEEVVLSRLEQPRNPGDVARTWLGKVDTRRPTATIRTIRASGQVSSVLPVGERLIGVKGLSLVQVGDKGAITSVASASSTPFRLLADGPDGLAFQVLRAGRTEFKRFTGGKVTTHGSAPVGEVKLRPGAGGRVFAVGGKAKARVAGHLPRTWRAVDGLPDSDVSTTGALVVLRATTGREAAGRLTRPPNVGRADRVEIMTSRTADESRLDFSVEPVVTDKGRKPSPALARPSSGARITGSTGDPNVPDDPDRGCAVTRNDPEIQVYQPTVAQMEWAANLAVRGQLTFQRPANWGNNGMAAYSPQGMFPSLPLSGGGHVPAQVFLGILAQESNLWQASYHAVDASVGNPLTSLGYYGLDLDSPDFDDIDWSETDCGYGAAQVTSGMKRSDTNKVVAGVTWDAAKQQAVATDYATNVAAGLRILQDKWNQTRDAGLIANDGDPKYIENWWFAIWAYNTGFYPQSDASVNHGAWGVGWANNPANTDYPADRKRFLTEPLDVPDAKPPIDDEIGYDNAKHPNHWSYPERVTGFAYTSLIRYDYKSKSWSDTYETAYARNPEVAQAKRYTFCEYDINECDETLPPKVPADYPTTKAGACQRDDLRCWWNGPVTWVVCSLNCGQEDRRYTTVEPRPYTQPGDNLYPTPVNSDGTCKVVGLPDGVRIIDDIETNRPLGVEGCRPAFSKGGEFALNFATVTQADGDVVTPGKVDLHQIGAAFGGHFWFSHTYKEESEPTYRITGTWNINPTNAWTRVWVHMPDHGAHTRQAKYTVHLPNGSTEERIIPTQWESNRWVNLGVFDFTGAGAPKVQLSNFTLDGVGVQDVAWDALAVQPLPQKPRHFVVALGDSFSSGEGTGDYTRVSDQYGDDPSKRNSCRRSRHAWSQQAVIPGAPATIADLADSHSPDIDAQFVACSSARAHNVMSPDLLPPDGEWRGRAAKGQWGEISQLDQGSLNANTTAVFFSIGGNDARFAKVAMACAVAIDCSSTDYIMEGDTKSLGKAQQELIGGEVTQALQEVVRQIRVRAPNAQVFVMGYPHLFEHNCDYGITLPGLTAGFSSAETAFLNEMSDWLVTRALPNDADNGVHGMDARGTFEGHALCGQDRYINGLIVGDVLPDGDGDPMQVASMESFHPNRPGNLAYAGILNDYMDLYDYRW; encoded by the coding sequence ATGAATCCTGAGGCGAGCCTCGGAAGCGCTTGGCGCACATCGTCCGATCGTGCCGTCACGACGTCCGGTGACGCGACCGGCCTGCATGTGCTCGTGGCCGATGAAGCTGAAGCGTATGCCTGGCGGACGGCAGCCACGCTGAGGGAGCCGGGACTCGACACTGACCAGTGGATCGGCCAAGCTTGCCTCACCGGCTCTGGGCGTCGGGCGGTGGTGGTCTACGCCCCGCGTACCTTCACCAACCGTGACGTCTTGATGCAGCGGGGTGGATTCGCGGCAGTCGTCGATCTGAAGACCGGGGCGGTAACCAAGCTCCCGGAGCGGGTGTCGCTTGCCTACCACAACCCCGGCTGCGGAGCGGGCGAGGAAGTCGTGCTCTCGCGTCTGGAACAGCCGCGCAACCCCGGTGACGTGGCGCGGACGTGGCTCGGCAAGGTCGACACCCGTCGCCCGACGGCCACCATCCGCACCATACGCGCTTCCGGGCAAGTGAGCTCGGTGCTACCGGTCGGTGAACGCCTGATCGGTGTGAAGGGCCTCAGCCTGGTGCAGGTCGGGGACAAAGGCGCGATCACCTCAGTGGCCTCCGCCAGTAGTACGCCGTTCCGGCTGTTGGCCGACGGTCCCGACGGACTGGCCTTCCAGGTCCTACGGGCGGGGCGAACGGAGTTCAAGCGGTTCACCGGTGGCAAGGTTACGACGCACGGCTCGGCCCCGGTTGGTGAGGTGAAGCTGAGGCCAGGGGCGGGCGGCCGAGTCTTCGCCGTGGGCGGTAAGGCCAAGGCCCGGGTTGCGGGCCATCTGCCGCGCACGTGGAGGGCCGTTGACGGCCTTCCCGACAGCGACGTCTCCACTACTGGGGCGCTCGTCGTTCTTCGGGCGACCACTGGACGGGAGGCGGCTGGACGGCTCACGCGTCCGCCGAACGTCGGTCGTGCCGATCGTGTGGAGATCATGACCAGCCGAACGGCGGACGAGAGCCGGCTGGACTTCTCGGTGGAGCCGGTCGTGACGGACAAGGGCCGCAAGCCTTCGCCGGCGCTGGCCCGGCCGTCGTCCGGCGCCCGCATCACCGGCTCCACTGGGGATCCCAACGTCCCCGACGACCCGGACCGCGGTTGCGCGGTGACGCGTAACGACCCGGAGATTCAGGTCTACCAGCCGACGGTGGCACAGATGGAATGGGCAGCCAACCTGGCCGTACGCGGTCAACTCACCTTCCAGCGCCCTGCCAACTGGGGCAACAACGGGATGGCGGCGTACTCTCCGCAGGGCATGTTCCCGTCACTGCCCCTCTCCGGTGGCGGCCACGTACCCGCCCAGGTCTTCCTCGGGATTCTCGCCCAGGAGTCCAATCTGTGGCAGGCTAGCTACCACGCTGTTGACGCCTCGGTCGGTAACCCGCTGACCAGCCTCGGCTACTACGGACTGGACCTGGACAGTCCGGATTTCGACGATATCGACTGGTCAGAAACCGATTGTGGCTATGGTGCGGCTCAGGTTACGTCTGGGATGAAGCGGTCCGACACCAACAAGGTGGTAGCCGGGGTTACCTGGGACGCGGCCAAGCAGCAAGCAGTGGCAACAGATTATGCAACAAACGTCGCAGCTGGTCTGCGGATCCTTCAGGACAAGTGGAATCAGACGCGCGACGCCGGTCTTATAGCCAACGACGGCGACCCGAAGTACATCGAGAACTGGTGGTTCGCCATCTGGGCTTATAACACTGGATTCTATCCGCAGTCGGACGCCAGCGTGAACCATGGCGCGTGGGGAGTGGGCTGGGCCAATAATCCCGCGAACACCGACTATCCGGCTGATCGCAAGAGGTTCCTGACGGAACCGCTGGATGTCCCTGATGCCAAACCGCCGATTGATGATGAAATCGGATATGACAACGCCAAGCATCCGAACCATTGGTCGTATCCCGAGCGAGTTACGGGCTTCGCTTACACGTCACTGATTCGGTACGACTACAAGAGTAAGTCGTGGAGTGACACGTATGAGACGGCATACGCCCGCAACCCTGAAGTAGCCCAGGCGAAACGATACACATTTTGTGAGTATGATATTAACGAGTGCGACGAAACGCTGCCGCCAAAGGTGCCTGCCGACTACCCGACGACGAAGGCCGGCGCCTGTCAACGGGACGACCTGAGGTGCTGGTGGAATGGTCCGGTCACCTGGGTGGTCTGCAGTTTGAATTGCGGTCAGGAGGACCGGAGGTACACCACGGTAGAGCCGCGCCCGTACACCCAGCCCGGTGATAACCTCTATCCCACTCCGGTAAACTCAGATGGAACATGTAAAGTGGTGGGACTTCCTGATGGCGTGAGGATTATTGACGATATAGAAACGAATAGACCGCTAGGTGTGGAAGGCTGCAGGCCCGCTTTCAGCAAGGGTGGAGAATTCGCCCTGAATTTCGCCACCGTAACCCAAGCAGATGGTGACGTGGTGACACCCGGCAAGGTTGATCTACACCAGATTGGCGCCGCATTTGGCGGGCACTTCTGGTTCAGTCATACATACAAGGAAGAATCAGAGCCAACCTACCGAATCACCGGTACCTGGAACATTAATCCGACTAACGCCTGGACACGTGTGTGGGTGCACATGCCAGATCACGGTGCTCACACCAGACAGGCGAAATACACGGTGCACCTGCCGAACGGGTCCACCGAGGAACGAATCATCCCCACTCAGTGGGAGTCGAACCGGTGGGTCAACCTCGGTGTCTTCGACTTTACCGGCGCGGGGGCGCCCAAGGTGCAGTTGAGTAACTTCACGCTGGATGGTGTCGGAGTCCAAGACGTCGCATGGGACGCACTCGCCGTCCAACCGCTGCCCCAGAAGCCGCGGCACTTCGTGGTCGCTCTAGGTGATTCGTTCTCCTCCGGTGAGGGGACCGGAGACTACACTCGGGTCAGCGACCAATACGGCGACGATCCCTCCAAGCGGAACTCCTGCCGGCGCAGCCGGCACGCATGGTCTCAGCAGGCAGTTATACCCGGTGCGCCCGCCACCATCGCCGACCTCGCGGACAGTCATTCCCCCGACATCGACGCCCAGTTCGTCGCCTGTAGTAGTGCCCGCGCCCACAACGTCATGAGCCCGGACCTACTGCCGCCCGATGGCGAGTGGCGGGGGCGGGCCGCCAAGGGGCAGTGGGGGGAAATCAGTCAGCTCGACCAGGGCTCACTCAACGCTAATACCACGGCGGTTTTTTTCTCGATCGGGGGCAACGACGCCCGTTTCGCCAAGGTCGCCATGGCCTGCGCCGTGGCCATAGACTGCAGTTCCACGGACTACATCATGGAGGGTGACACAAAGTCGCTAGGGAAAGCGCAACAGGAACTCATTGGAGGCGAGGTCACACAGGCGCTCCAGGAGGTGGTACGGCAGATTCGGGTCCGGGCGCCGAACGCACAGGTATTTGTTATGGGCTATCCGCATCTCTTCGAACACAATTGCGATTATGGCATCACCCTTCCCGGACTTACCGCGGGCTTTTCCTCGGCCGAAACGGCATTCCTGAATGAAATGTCAGACTGGCTGGTGACGAGGGCGCTTCCGAATGACGCGGATAACGGTGTCCATGGTATGGACGCCCGTGGCACGTTCGAGGGGCATGCACTTTGTGGCCAGGACCGCTATATCAACGGGCTGATTGTGGGGGATGTATTGCCGGACGGCGATGGCGATCCGATGCAGGTGGCAAGTATGGAGTCCTTTCATCCGAACAGACCTGGTAACCTCGCCTACGCAGGCATCCTCAACGATTACATGGACCTGTATGACTATCGTTGGTGA
- a CDS encoding DUF2690 domain-containing protein — protein sequence MAKLIGKRGVGKLMAAVVLAYSAFAALPAAASAGTTSGSGLMPIEDTCRNNGGGGYVSCNGRDPEEMNCGQKSTVASFTSGNRVTVYLRYSASCQAYWTKYYNPYGNTGEARIKGATSTFGKTLAAYEGESGWTRMLSAAQNPKPCMFFKHSAWGWVEDCNGV from the coding sequence GTGGCGAAGTTGATCGGTAAACGAGGTGTTGGTAAATTGATGGCGGCAGTCGTGCTGGCGTATTCCGCGTTTGCAGCCCTGCCCGCTGCGGCGTCGGCCGGGACAACGTCAGGATCCGGACTTATGCCCATTGAAGACACCTGCCGTAATAACGGCGGTGGCGGTTATGTCTCCTGTAATGGTAGGGACCCGGAGGAGATGAACTGCGGTCAAAAGTCGACTGTTGCGTCTTTTACTTCGGGTAACCGGGTGACCGTTTATCTACGGTACTCGGCAAGCTGTCAAGCCTACTGGACTAAATACTACAATCCCTATGGTAATACCGGCGAAGCGCGGATCAAGGGTGCGACGTCCACCTTTGGTAAGACGCTGGCGGCGTATGAGGGTGAGTCGGGATGGACACGGATGCTTTCGGCAGCGCAGAATCCGAAGCCATGCATGTTCTTTAAGCACTCGGCGTGGGGTTGGGTTGAAGACTGC